A stretch of the Coprobacillus cateniformis genome encodes the following:
- the mfd gene encoding transcription-repair coupling factor — MKKIIQILKDNPAYLALMKGKGEIVVSHASDEAILIASAFFSSERPMLIVKESLYQAQLLYQELYPILKNKVAFFPCDESLRIEALASSQEIMGERINALAALCKSQDMVVICHTHSVIRHIPNRDLFMENTLSLKTGMVIEPIELRQRLVHSGYQMIQRVDEPFYYSKRGGVIDVYSIQYDNPIRIEFFDDEIESLRFFDKNTQRSLEKVQEVTILPATDLLYREEEIPEAIKVIETLKDKTECEEYKENLEEEISIDIEALKGHDYSTRLYQYLSLFSSTTTLSSYFDHVLLMTSSYEKITNVYKQYVEETFYYTHELQGVGKMIKGLILYQEIIPLLSQKQIDFLDFRTNDKQISFLTREVQLSLLNEKQLVQQIKDYLIQNKVLMCLDNSHQIQMMIELLDQNAIPYTMVGNDENIYNGVNIYMGSFKTGMDFYEEHIVLLTETELFKVNSQKKKGYIKYKDAKIINDYTELNIGDYVVHDTHGIGQYMGIKTLETKGAKKDYLYIAYKGNDTLYIPVENFKLVRKYASRDGKSPKIHSLNSSEWQKTKQRVRKKVDDLADKLIELYAARMKQAGFAYPKDDALQIQFEECFGYELTPDQQEAVKEIKADMELPRPMDRLLCGDVGFGKTEVALRACFKAILANKQVAFLCPTTILSAQHYHTMIKRFENFPVRIALLNRFTTLKQKKVIFEDLKNGKIDLLVGTHRILSKDVVFKDLGLLCIDEEQRFGVRQKEQIKQLRETIDVLTLTATPIPRTLQMSLMGIRGLSQIETPPLNRLPVQTYVMEKSEQLIKQVIERELGRKGQVFYLYNKTSNIESVANHIARMVPEAKVGIGHGKMNKEQLEDVMQAFVDKEYDVLVCTTIIETGIDIPNANTIIIEDADRFGLSQLYQIKGRVGRSERVAYAYLLYAKNKQMNEEASKRLKAIKEFAQLGSGYKIAMRDLSIRGSGDILGGEQAGFIDSVGFDMYMKILQEAIDEKTGEKPEEKEVPIQNINIEGYIPENYVESDIEKLNLYQRIYKAQHLSQIQSLESDLKDLYGTLPREVNNIVLKRKYEILCTEPFIDVVKDTGENIQIMLTSEFSAHIQGDVLFELVHRLFTKPQLKYMKNEIVIMFPTVGHWLPHALELLSELKKMV, encoded by the coding sequence ATGAAAAAGATTATTCAAATATTAAAAGATAATCCAGCTTATCTTGCTTTAATGAAGGGAAAAGGCGAGATAGTGGTATCCCACGCTAGTGATGAGGCAATCCTCATTGCTAGTGCTTTTTTCAGTTCTGAAAGGCCAATGCTGATTGTCAAAGAGAGTTTATACCAAGCTCAATTGTTATATCAGGAACTATATCCTATTCTAAAAAACAAAGTTGCTTTTTTTCCATGTGATGAATCTTTGCGAATAGAGGCACTTGCATCTTCCCAAGAAATCATGGGAGAAAGAATTAATGCTTTAGCAGCATTATGTAAATCTCAAGATATGGTCGTTATCTGTCATACACATAGTGTTATACGTCATATTCCTAATCGTGATTTGTTTATGGAGAATACTTTGTCTTTAAAAACTGGTATGGTTATAGAACCTATTGAGTTACGTCAACGTTTAGTACATAGTGGATATCAAATGATTCAAAGGGTTGATGAACCTTTTTATTATTCTAAACGTGGTGGTGTTATTGATGTTTATTCTATTCAATATGATAATCCAATTCGTATTGAATTCTTTGATGATGAAATCGAAAGTTTAAGATTCTTTGATAAAAATACTCAGAGGTCACTAGAAAAAGTTCAAGAAGTGACCATTTTGCCTGCAACAGATCTTCTCTATAGAGAAGAGGAAATTCCAGAGGCTATAAAAGTTATTGAAACATTGAAAGATAAAACAGAATGTGAAGAGTATAAAGAGAATTTAGAGGAAGAAATTTCTATTGATATAGAAGCATTAAAGGGCCATGATTATTCAACTCGTTTATATCAGTATTTAAGTTTATTTTCTTCAACAACAACACTATCTTCATATTTTGATCATGTTCTTTTGATGACCTCTAGCTATGAAAAAATTACAAATGTTTACAAACAATATGTTGAAGAAACATTTTATTATACTCACGAGTTACAAGGTGTTGGAAAAATGATAAAAGGTTTGATTCTTTATCAGGAAATCATACCTTTATTATCTCAAAAACAAATTGACTTTCTTGATTTTAGAACAAATGATAAACAAATTTCTTTTTTAACAAGAGAAGTTCAACTCTCTTTACTTAATGAAAAACAATTGGTTCAGCAGATTAAAGATTATTTAATTCAAAACAAAGTATTAATGTGTCTAGATAATAGTCATCAAATACAAATGATGATTGAGTTATTAGATCAAAATGCTATCCCATATACTATGGTAGGAAATGATGAAAATATCTACAATGGTGTTAATATTTATATGGGTTCATTTAAAACTGGTATGGATTTCTATGAAGAACATATTGTTTTGTTAACAGAGACGGAATTATTTAAAGTTAATTCCCAGAAAAAGAAAGGTTATATTAAATATAAAGATGCAAAAATCATTAATGATTATACAGAATTAAATATTGGTGATTATGTTGTTCATGATACACATGGTATTGGACAATATATGGGTATTAAAACTTTGGAAACAAAAGGGGCAAAGAAAGATTACCTGTATATAGCATATAAAGGTAATGATACTTTATATATTCCAGTAGAGAACTTTAAATTGGTTCGAAAATATGCTTCACGTGATGGAAAATCTCCTAAGATTCATTCTCTGAATAGTTCCGAATGGCAAAAAACAAAACAACGTGTTCGTAAGAAGGTTGATGATTTAGCTGATAAACTTATTGAACTTTATGCAGCAAGAATGAAACAGGCTGGATTTGCTTATCCTAAAGATGATGCATTACAGATTCAATTTGAAGAATGCTTTGGGTATGAGTTAACTCCTGATCAACAAGAAGCAGTCAAAGAAATTAAAGCAGATATGGAACTTCCAAGACCAATGGATCGTCTTTTATGTGGGGATGTAGGATTTGGAAAAACGGAAGTCGCATTACGTGCGTGTTTTAAGGCAATTCTTGCAAATAAACAAGTGGCTTTCTTATGTCCCACAACAATTCTTTCCGCTCAACATTATCATACAATGATCAAACGATTTGAAAATTTCCCAGTTCGAATTGCTTTATTAAATCGTTTTACAACATTGAAACAAAAAAAAGTTATTTTTGAAGATTTAAAAAATGGAAAAATCGATCTTTTAGTAGGAACACATAGAATCTTATCAAAAGATGTTGTATTCAAGGATTTGGGCTTATTATGTATTGATGAGGAACAAAGATTTGGTGTAAGACAAAAAGAACAAATTAAACAGTTGAGAGAAACAATCGATGTTTTAACTTTAACTGCAACTCCAATTCCAAGGACTTTACAAATGTCACTTATGGGTATTAGAGGTTTATCACAAATTGAAACACCACCACTTAATAGATTACCTGTTCAAACATATGTTATGGAAAAAAGTGAGCAGTTAATCAAGCAAGTTATTGAAAGAGAGTTAGGAAGAAAAGGACAAGTCTTCTATCTCTATAACAAAACATCAAATATTGAATCAGTTGCTAATCATATTGCTCGCATGGTACCAGAAGCGAAAGTAGGCATTGGTCATGGGAAGATGAATAAAGAACAATTAGAGGATGTTATGCAAGCCTTTGTAGATAAAGAATATGATGTTTTAGTATGTACAACAATTATTGAGACAGGTATTGATATTCCTAATGCTAATACGATTATTATTGAAGACGCCGATAGATTCGGATTATCACAACTCTATCAAATAAAAGGTCGTGTAGGTCGAAGTGAACGGGTTGCATATGCATATTTATTATATGCTAAAAACAAGCAAATGAATGAGGAAGCATCAAAGCGTTTAAAAGCAATTAAAGAGTTTGCACAATTAGGGAGTGGTTATAAGATTGCTATGCGAGATTTATCTATACGTGGTTCGGGAGATATTCTTGGTGGGGAACAGGCAGGATTTATTGATAGTGTGGGATTTGATATGTATATGAAAATCTTGCAAGAAGCAATAGACGAAAAGACAGGTGAAAAACCTGAAGAAAAAGAAGTTCCAATTCAAAATATTAATATTGAGGGTTATATTCCTGAAAACTACGTTGAGAGTGATATAGAGAAATTGAATCTTTATCAAAGGATTTATAAAGCTCAGCATCTTTCTCAAATTCAATCATTAGAAAGTGATTTAAAAGATTTGTATGGGACATTACCAAGAGAAGTTAATAATATTGTATTGAAACGTAAGTATGAGATTTTATGTACAGAACCATTTATTGATGTGGTCAAGGATACAGGAGAAAACATCCAGATTATGTTAACATCTGAATTCTCTGCTCATATTCAAGGAGATGTTTTATTTGAACTTGTTCATAGGTTATTTACAAAACCACAATTGAAGTATATGAAAAATGAAATTGTCATTATGTTTCCAACAGTTGGACATTGGTTACCTCATGCTTTAGAATTATTAAGTGAATTAAAGAAAATGGTATAA